The stretch of DNA AAATCTGCTCAGCTTCTGTTCTGAATAAGTGCAGATCCTTATGGACTCGAATTTCATATtgatgacttatctaaacaaccttTAAGACTTCTAGATAGACacaatattgttatagataaaatcaataattattttacattcatccataattacaaacttaatgatatgataaattctatcattttagtcacctaatcctataCAAAATTATCAACTTAATCACCTAATCCTAatcaaacttttacatctatatacatatataatatatatgtgatgaAAATCTCGAAATGATGCATGGTAATTAATTGGTCTTCGAATTTAATAAAACTAGTGGCGCATGATGATCCGTatcatatatgattttttttttttttttttaattctgctTAAAATTAACCTAATTTTAGAGTACTGATTTGCTGAATGTGACATTTTTCAATTACCGTATAACTGCAATGGATTAGACgtacaagaaagaaaacaacgcgttattatatatagaggaattataaattaacgtatGAAAGTGCTccagaaatttaaaattctaaattgtTTGATTATATTAACGTACAAATCATTCTCAACAAATAAAGATAATTATGGTACGTAGCACTAATATTAGTAAACAacagaagatatatatatatatatatatgaacagaaTCATATGGCATGTGTTTTAATTTATCAGTTTAAACACAATCACAGATCAGTACGTATCTGCATATAtctactaataatatatacgattagtaaaataattaaaagtccACAACAAACTTTGAATAAGTACTCATGAGAGATTCAATGGACAGAGATGAACTCCCATGGATGCATCATTCAAGAGTTTTAGTCGGCACCGACTTCAGAAAGAATGAATAAGTAGTAGTACTTGAAGGTTGCAGATAAAGGCAAGGTGCCCTCGAAAGGAGGATTCCAACTTCAAATTGGAGCAAAAGCCTTGAATTTTCGAATTCATTTcatccaattaattaaatattacacgTGTTGTACTTACTTATTGAGGATGAGTATTAgagatataaataataaaatctacttaaTTTCatccatttattttaaaataaatagtgattttaCAATGAGTAGTAGGATTGTTTCTctcattgaagaagaggttTTGAGGATTTATAAGATGGTTGCGAGAAAGGACTTCAACCAATTGCTGGAATCGATGAGAGATGGCAATGTTCCACTCCAAAGCATCCCAAGAGCGTTAAGAGCTTGAACCAGTTTTTTTAGAATACTAATACGCTAAAGCATTCATATCATATATTACttatgtgatataatttaatttaaaaaataaattttaaaattttaattttataaatcaaatagtATTATTTAATTGACGTAGATGATGTGTTATTCACACATctttgagaatagaataattgttttttgtatatcaattttgtttattaatGATAAGAAACTCAATATGAATGTTTGTTGAGACTCGtgccttttttaatttaatatttaaatgatagtTATCTTAATTACTAGATCATAGAACTTCATATGTACGAACTAATTGCTTTTTAGCACAGGTCCTCATGATTAAAAATATGCAACAAAAAGATTGTGATCATTAAGCCAAGTACCTCGATTTTCTCTCCCATCAATATGATATTCTTTAGCCACATTTCGAGATGATAATCTAAGCTAATTATTAGTTCCCCTTCGATTGCTAGCTAGATGGCTCATTATTTTCGTGGAGATCACAAAGACATACAAGAACATGAATGTAAAATGCTATTTGGATAATggagtgagataagatgaaataaaagttgaataaaatattattaaaatattattttttaatattattattattattttgagaattaaaaaagttgacttttttattatatcttatgaaagaatttgaaaaaattataatgatgagatgatatgaactacttttactatctaaacgggATCTAAATCCttataatgtatatatttttctaagaaaaaattagattataaaCTATGAATAAAGATACGaaactcacatatatatatatatatatatatatattatatatgttcatAGTTTATAATGAATATCTACCTAACAagcaatttttgtttttcttgaagtaattttttttcttttaaagatgGAGAGTATTAAGAAATTAAAGGAACGTTAGTGGGCCTTTTAATAGGCGGATTTATCAACATTCTCAGCCCAAGAAAATGCTTTCTTCCCAAAGGGTTGAAAGTGATCCAATTAGCAAAGTTGTGCCGCACAAAAATTAGCCATTTAGTCCGTTGAATGGGCCAGTCCTCTTCAAGGAGAGATCAGTTGTAGAAGCTTCGGCTATAGCTATATGCATGCAAAACTCGGGGATAAGGCGGGTTTGGATGAgccataaaatttttatttgatctcattctatcttatttcaagcataatttaaatataaaatttttaaattaattatttcaactttttcaaactaataattataacttttttaaactttcaaataaaaaaattatcaacctACATAAAGAGTAAACTCTTGAAAACTCTTGAAGCGGCTTCAAGAGTAGTTGTAGCCACGAAAGGGGTGAGCTAAGGGGGTTGAGGGccaaagagagagagtcaagcCCCTGATTCAAAATATCTCGTTCGCGGGGGGGTGGGGGTTATGTTTCTAATGTACAATATTGTTAAGATTTATGCTAGCGTGCCGTCCAACTTTGACAGCTGGGCATACCCGCTAgcataaagttatttttttatttttatcttattttcctttttacatttttttaatattttaaaaaaattaaaagatatatataccaagacattaaaaatcattttcttaatcattaagtaaaaaaattaaaaaataaataaatatatgagcggtcaaaatgagaggGCAAATTCAGGCGGCAtactagtattttccttttgttattGTAGGCATTGTAAAATGTAAGGGGTTTTTCCTCCCTCTGTCTTAGCAGGTCTGAGAAGGGCAACTGAGGGAAGAAGAAGCGAAGGCCCAGTCTAGAACAAGTAGACTCTTCGACCCAGCTCACGGGTAGTCTCCCTTGGATGCAATCTCCATGAAGGAGGTATTGCAAAATGTTGGGGGATGGGACTCAATGGACCGCCAAGGATGCCAGTAAGATAAGACAAATTGAGAAACTATgctgcattaatggcaccactaccctAACAACATGCTACATTAACGAAGCCATCGCAAAGGCACGCCACATTGAAAGACTGACAAAAGGAACACTTAAAGGACACGGACTCCATGGAGGGAGACACGATCTGTCTTCCAAGACTcttggtataaatagcaactctcAATTACAATAAACTCTCTCTGATTCCTAGactctctcacttatttacaaacttttaaaagataatattaactTTGGTATCAAAGGCTCCCCAACTCCAAGGACACTCTCTCCTAACtgctttcttctttgttttcgtAAACCCAATTCTAAAAATTTGAGTTGCTGGAACTAAGTCAAATAGTATacgaaacacaacgttaacatgcatgatttatcattttatagATGGGTTTCCCAAATTTAATGAAAAGCAGGGCCCATTCCGTTCATGGGTTGGGTGGATTTTGTGTTCAATTGTTCCCTAAGATAAAAGAGAGGCCGCAACCCAATGAAAGCACCCTTGTCTCCCTCGTCGAGGAAATGGTTAAAACTTAACAAACGACAAGTCATATAAacagttatttttgtaaattttttgtgcattttattaataagattggctaaaataattattttataattaaaaaaagtgatgcagtcaatcatattaatagaatagacaaagaatatacaaaagttcctacatataaaatttttgatatatatacatacacataattgTCAATTTGTTATCAGTCAAGCATGTTAAAACTAGTTTTAACAGAGGAAGTACACAAAACCAGAAAAGAACATGCTTTGTACGCATgatcaaataaaagaaatttataagaaagaatttgtgaataataataaaataatttaagttatgatgttttataagttttaggaaattagagataaaaaaaaatttataaagtaaaaatattattataatataattttttaatatattatatattttttgagatttgaaaaaaattgaatttttttttttttttgtattttttttgaaagtttgaaaaaaattataatgattaatttgaaaaaattgtaatgattagtttgaaagtatttgtatttgagtgatatttgaaaatgaaaaataaaatgagatagagatagagatgaaaaatattaataaacatcCCCAATCTtattatgctatgaaatttgcaATCGGTGAGAAACGagtaatttgatttaattagcGGCCTTTCTGAGAAGCAGGGAGGAGTTTTAAGAGCTCTTTCATTCAATatttctaccaaaaaaaaaaaaaaagtgtgtgaCGTGGTTCTGCTAAATAGAATTTTTGGAATTAAAAACGTGAATTCTATTAGGAAACTGCCACCTTAATTAGCTCTGTAAAGCAAGAACTTTTGACGAGCACTCACCTCGTTGGTTAGTCGTAAACGTGAAGACCGACTCCAAAAGTAAGAGTGAAAATTAGAGGCAGTATTAAAGTCAACCGATGCTGACAATTTCTTGACGCCCTATTGGCCGAGTTTTATGGCAATAATGGAAGAAAAGacttctattatttttaagcccttatataatatattatttattattattcacaaaaaaatgtaaaaaaatcagatttttttttttcacaatagattttttttttttttgatatttcaataaatagatttataaataaaatctaattcCTTAAAAAATGTCGTAGTCATGGAAGACATGGCATGTGCAGTAAGTCCATGTTATTGAATTTGATACAAATGCCACCATGCATGGGCATGCTAGCTTGTCCCACTTGCCATTCTCTATACAAATAAtcttaaaatagttattttattcataagtcAAGTATGAAGAACACATCATCTATATTATAGATGTCGCAtgatttaatttacaaaattcaaactGTCtgtaaattcttatatataggataaatcttgtatatatatatatatctatatatatctattagtATTTTATCTATCTCTATAACATAAATTGGAATGTAGccaattaaacaaataattcaaGGCAAATCTTCAATGATATATGTCTTATCTctcataaaaaatgattgaataatatatttaattcttAGGGGACAACCTGTAAATCTCTACAAATGTACATGATCAACCTCCTAAAAATATTAACcaagtaaaaataaatcaatcttatgatttgaaaagattattaaaaaaaataaaaaagactccTATCTGGCCACCGGTCAAACCCCAAAAGTTGCAAAAaagtccctctctctctctctctctctctctcagctcatTTGATGTTTCTCGTCTTGCTGATGATCTTCATCCTCGGCATTGTATTCAACCCCTGATACTTCCACCCGAGACGTAAGCTTAATACTCGAAACGGCGTCGCAAAGCCAAGTAAACACCCCAAAGCACCCGCTCTGGCACGAGCAACATTGCTCCCTGAGCCTCCTGAACAAGCCCTTCTCGCGCATAGGCGTCGACATGGGCTGGAGATAAGCAAGAGCGGCGTGCTTGACCAGCGGGTTCTTGATCGGGATCTCGCTGTACCAGCTCGAGTAGGTCCTTCTCTCCGGCAGCAGGTCCTTCAGGCTGGTATACTCCATAGAGCACTGCATCCTAATACACTCTAGGTTGGAGATTGGGAGCTCCGCGGGGGACTTGAAGCCGTTATGCAGAAGAAAACTTTGGGAATAAGCGTGTGATAAATTGGTGTGAGACTGCattggggaaaaaaagaaaacagtttTGCTGTTGGGTCTTGATGTGGATCTTCAATGGCAGGCAGGTGTTTTTATGGATACGAATCAGAGAGAGGATATATAGGACTAGGAGTCTTACCACTGTACGTAGTTTGagtgtttctttttctttgggacTCAATTTCTTTATCCTCATTAGAATTCTTTTCTAATAAGAGAAATCAACAGCTGTCAgtatttacttcttttttttttttttataaaattcaataacATAGATAGTTTAGTGAATGTCAGATATTAAATTCCAAGTATTTTTCCTTCCACTCAAAAAAGTTAGAGATCAACGAAAATTCCCTTGTTTAATGAGTTTTGCACTACATAATTATAAACTCGGTGTGTTAGCACGTACATTACTTATAGGGCCGTTAGATATAGGCGTcgttccatctcatctcatatcgtTTTGTCTtatctaatataattttattactattcacaaatcatctcaacttattttatctcatctcactatctaaacgtgCCTTATGTGGgacttattataattttaaaaaaaattaaaacataaattagTTTTTAACATAGCTAAAA from Juglans microcarpa x Juglans regia isolate MS1-56 chromosome 3S, Jm3101_v1.0, whole genome shotgun sequence encodes:
- the LOC121257522 gene encoding uncharacterized protein LOC121257522 produces the protein MQSHTNLSHAYSQSFLLHNGFKSPAELPISNLECIRMQCSMEYTSLKDLLPERRTYSSWYSEIPIKNPLVKHAALAYLQPMSTPMREKGLFRRLREQCCSCQSGCFGVFTWLCDAVSSIKLTSRVEVSGVEYNAEDEDHQQDEKHQMS